In Zhaonella formicivorans, one DNA window encodes the following:
- a CDS encoding Nif3-like dinuclear metal center hexameric protein: MPLTTLVNDVLEALNHITGGRVVTSMDQVAAASHPFVVMKSSNIPGKSVMEFPGLVFGNPQAQVKKLAVTMTLTESAIELAGATGVDVIIAHHPIADAANSGGVPLKYYLSLYNIAVIELHEAFHGLHPGIPYLHGHRTLHVDIAYAGLPGNILFVGQALEEIKTAGDIVSRLNLLMDKATEEKMLEREKELRDSWAMEETVVATGPKILNGSPDSPVKNILHIFPHTGFSPAHLEKAVGEFPEVDTVLASISRVRPDSALVAKAKELGLNFIVGNSHAVEIFENGLPLAAAVQMLLPEVEVVLFRERVTAIPVAQAGNPNIKRYAAEIATKYLVEKTS, translated from the coding sequence ATACCATTGACAACACTCGTTAACGACGTACTCGAAGCGCTTAACCACATCACCGGCGGTCGTGTAGTGACCAGCATGGATCAAGTAGCTGCAGCCAGCCATCCTTTCGTGGTGATGAAATCTTCCAATATTCCCGGCAAAAGTGTCATGGAGTTTCCCGGCCTAGTTTTTGGCAACCCCCAAGCTCAGGTCAAGAAACTAGCCGTAACAATGACCCTTACGGAATCAGCCATTGAATTGGCGGGAGCCACCGGCGTGGATGTCATAATCGCCCATCACCCGATTGCCGATGCGGCCAATTCCGGAGGGGTACCTTTAAAATATTATCTTTCCTTATACAACATTGCTGTCATCGAATTGCACGAGGCATTTCACGGTTTGCACCCCGGTATTCCATACCTGCACGGGCATAGGACCCTCCATGTGGACATTGCTTATGCCGGGCTCCCAGGCAATATCCTCTTTGTAGGACAAGCCCTGGAAGAAATCAAGACAGCCGGCGACATCGTCAGCAGGTTAAACCTGCTCATGGACAAAGCCACGGAAGAAAAAATGCTGGAGCGGGAGAAAGAACTGCGGGACAGCTGGGCCATGGAAGAAACCGTGGTGGCTACCGGGCCAAAAATCTTAAACGGCAGCCCTGATTCCCCCGTTAAAAACATCCTGCATATTTTTCCCCATACCGGTTTCAGCCCTGCCCACTTAGAAAAGGCAGTCGGTGAATTCCCGGAAGTCGATACTGTACTTGCCAGCATCAGCAGGGTCCGCCCCGACAGCGCCCTGGTGGCCAAAGCAAAAGAATTGGGTTTAAATTTCATCGTTGGAAATTCCCATGCGGTGGAAATTTTTGAAAACGGCTTGCCTTTAGCGGCAGCGGTACAGATGCTTCTGCCGGAGGTTGAGGTAGTGTTATTCAGGGAAAGGGTTACCGCCATACCGGTCGCCCAGGCGGGAAACCCGAATATCAAACGCTATGCAGCTGAAATAGCAACAAAGTATTTGGTTGAAAAAACATCTTAA
- a CDS encoding Na-translocating system protein MpsC family protein — protein sequence MDIGALKQQVMKIYNNINQELFKTGVKRQRVDIIGRKIVILAEHQRVPALQSLDTTQRQLTRVMDMALLDLYKEELHKQIEAQLSLPVKLVLKDYDPFTEIAGTIIVLEDDAE from the coding sequence ATGGATATAGGGGCATTAAAACAGCAGGTTATGAAAATCTACAATAACATCAACCAGGAATTATTCAAGACTGGGGTCAAACGCCAGCGGGTAGACATTATCGGTAGGAAAATCGTGATTTTAGCAGAGCACCAAAGGGTGCCTGCCCTCCAATCGCTGGATACAACCCAGCGGCAGCTTACACGGGTTATGGATATGGCCCTGCTAGATTTGTACAAAGAGGAACTGCATAAGCAAATTGAGGCACAATTATCCTTGCCTGTCAAGCTGGTTTTAAAGGACTATGATCCTTTTACCGAAATTGCCGGTACGATTATTGTTTTGGAAGATGACGCGGAATAA
- a CDS encoding FMN-binding glutamate synthase family protein, translating to MFTKSKPPRLIPGSLGLGIGIAAAALGGLGLKYLGRKTIEKFSRSAIHTIMTDLYNENIWEFISATTRVGPQTIVEANMRAEEGKVVNRPLGTPRKFPSLDSLMFTFAQLAKLPTPGDVPIDTSVIIGKKAAKPMLLKTPIIVSGMAYGYALSEKFKIALAKGAAMAGTATNTGEGPFLPKERKAAKYLILQYNRGHWSKSIEILKQADAIEIQIGQGAIGGVAHTLSANLLDKRLRAQFQVAPGEDAVVHSRQPGINSPKKLRQLVNELREITEGVPIGVKMGAGKNLEHDLDLAVESGVDFIAVEGAEAATKGSPPILQDDFGLPTVFTIARAGKFLAESDVKDRVSLIAAGKLNTPGDFLKAIALGADAVYIGTMALFATAHTQVLKALPFEPPTQVAWYDGKVQHKFNVEEGAKSLARFINSCTAEIQEGIIALGKTSLHRVNKEDLIALDPIVAEATGVEPAYRPKSVY from the coding sequence ATGTTCACCAAATCCAAACCTCCTCGTTTAATACCGGGGTCCCTTGGCCTTGGGATAGGTATAGCTGCTGCCGCGCTGGGGGGACTGGGGCTAAAATATCTGGGACGAAAAACAATAGAAAAGTTCAGCCGCAGCGCTATACATACCATTATGACCGATCTTTACAACGAAAATATCTGGGAATTCATTTCTGCTACCACCAGGGTAGGGCCCCAAACCATTGTCGAAGCCAACATGCGGGCAGAAGAAGGCAAAGTTGTTAACCGCCCCCTGGGTACCCCCAGAAAATTTCCTTCGCTGGACAGCCTGATGTTTACTTTCGCCCAACTGGCTAAGCTGCCCACGCCCGGTGATGTCCCCATCGACACTTCGGTAATAATCGGCAAAAAGGCAGCCAAACCTATGTTATTAAAAACCCCGATCATAGTCTCTGGAATGGCTTACGGCTATGCTTTAAGCGAAAAATTTAAAATCGCCTTGGCCAAAGGAGCTGCAATGGCAGGCACAGCCACCAACACCGGCGAAGGTCCCTTTCTTCCTAAAGAACGGAAGGCAGCAAAATATTTAATCCTGCAGTATAACCGCGGCCACTGGAGCAAGTCCATAGAAATCTTAAAACAGGCCGATGCCATCGAAATCCAAATAGGCCAAGGGGCTATCGGGGGTGTTGCTCATACCCTTAGCGCCAACCTTTTGGACAAAAGGTTACGGGCGCAGTTTCAGGTTGCACCTGGTGAAGATGCGGTAGTTCATTCCCGCCAACCAGGCATTAATAGCCCCAAAAAACTGCGGCAACTGGTGAATGAACTGCGGGAAATCACTGAGGGAGTGCCCATTGGAGTAAAAATGGGGGCAGGCAAGAACCTTGAGCATGACCTGGATCTGGCTGTAGAAAGCGGAGTGGACTTCATTGCAGTGGAAGGAGCTGAAGCTGCCACCAAAGGTTCGCCTCCTATCCTGCAGGATGACTTCGGTCTTCCCACCGTGTTTACCATTGCCCGGGCCGGAAAGTTCTTGGCAGAGTCAGATGTAAAAGACAGAGTCAGCCTCATCGCTGCGGGCAAGCTGAATACGCCGGGAGATTTTTTGAAGGCAATCGCCTTGGGAGCCGATGCCGTATATATCGGTACTATGGCTTTGTTTGCCACCGCCCACACTCAGGTTTTAAAGGCGCTGCCTTTCGAGCCTCCCACCCAAGTAGCCTGGTACGACGGCAAAGTGCAGCATAAATTTAACGTTGAAGAAGGCGCTAAGAGCCTGGCCCGATTTATCAATTCCTGTACAGCGGAGATCCAGGAAGGAATTATAGCCTTAGGCAAGACTTCATTGCACCGAGTGAACAAGGAAGATTTAATAGCCCTTGATCCAATTGTGGCCGAGGCTACCGGGGTGGAACCGGCGTATCGACCTAAGTCTGTTTATTAA